Within the Salinibacterium sp. TMP30 genome, the region CGGGGCCATTGAGTGTTGACGGGTCAATGATTGGTGCGTCGAGTGAATCGAGAGCCGGTAGTGGATCCTTTGCTGGCACATTGCTTCCCACGGGGTATTCGAAGCTGTAGCCCTCGCCAAGAATTGTCTGTCCGGAGACGCCAGCGAGAAAGGCCAAGAATTGTTGAGCTTGGTCAGGATTCTTGCTTGATTTGAGCACGCCACCGCCGGAGATACTGACGAAGGCCCCGGGGTCCTGCTTGCCGAAGTAGTGCAGTTTGGTATTGCCGCTGTTTTCGCCGCCAGAGTCTGAGTCGCGGAACCAGTAGTAGTGGTAGATGATGCCGCCAGCAACCTCGCCCGCGTTGACCGCTTTCATCGTGACGATGTTGTTCCGGTAGATCGTCGCGTTGTCTTTCATCCCAGTGAGCCAAGCAGACGTAGCGTCAGCGCCCTGGGTTTCGAGAATTGCGGAGACTATCGCCTGAAAATCCGCTCCAGCGGGCGCCCCGCCCCACTTGTCTTTCCAGCGGGGGTCTTGCAGATCGAGTATCGATGTCGGGAGTTCAGATTCGTCGAGAAGGTCGGGGTTGTAGACGAAGACGGCGGAGCGCGCGGCGATGCCTGTCCACATTCCGCTACTGGGCCGGTACTGTTCCGGAACCAGCTCGAGGGTCGCGGGGTCTACCGGCGCGAGCAGCCCGGCATTTTCGACCAGCGACATGGCGGGGGAGTTTTCGGTGAGAAACACATCGGCGCGCGAAGCATCACCTTCGGCAATGAGTTGATTGCCGAGTTCGCTATCGCCGCCATTGCGCAGCACGACCTCAATTCCCGTCTGGGCGGTGAATTCTTCAACCCATTCCTCGGTAAGTTTTTCGTGCTGGGCGTTGTAGACCACCAAGGCTTCTTCGCTGGCATCCACGACCGCGCCATCGTCATCCGTGCCTGTGATTCCGGTGCACCCGCTCAGCAGAAGACTCGTTGCGGCCAGTGTTGCGGTCACGGTCAGGATTCTCTTCACAGCAGTCGCCCTTCATTCATACGGTATTAGATTAGGCTATCCTAACTTATCCCGAAGTCCCGTCAGACGCTCGAGAGCTCGCCCCGTCGCGGATGCCCGAAGAAAGCTAGATTTTCGCGGTGTCGCCCGTCACGGTTCCGCCCGAAACGTAGAGTGCATCGCTCGCGCTGCGACCCAGGCTGATCGCTTCGCTAGACGGCGTCGTTCCACCGTGGCCCACCCGCACGTCGAGGGCATCCGAGTATGGTGCCCCGGCGCTGATGTGCAGCGTTGCACCAAACACGATGCCTCGCTCTTCGAAAAACTTCAGCAAGTCGGGGTCGTCGTCAGAGATGCGTTCGACGAGCACAATACTGCCGGGGGAGATCCGGCTCAGCTGCACCGCATCCGGCAGCGTTACAACACCGTGGGCGCTGGGGATGGGATCACCGTGGGGATCGCGGGTGGGGTGCTCCAAGAACTCGTCGATGCGCTCCACCATGAAATCTGAGACTGCATGTTCAAGGATTTCGGCCTCATCGTGCACCTGATCCCAGCCATAGCCGAGCACGCTCACCAGGAACGATTCGATGAGGCGGTGGCGGCGAACCATTGCCACAGCGTGCCCCCGACCCGCTTCGGTGAGTGCGATGGAACCGTAGCGGGCATGATCAAGGAAGCCCTGATCGGTGAGGCGACGTACGGCATCCGAAACGCTAGACAGGGTGAAGCCGGTCTTTTCAGCGATGACGGTGGCGGTGACGGGGGCGTCTGACCACTCGGAGAGACTCCACACGGTCTTCAGGTAGTTCTGGGTGCTGACAGAAAGTTCTGTGACCGACATGCGCCAAGTCTAAAGCCGAAGATTCAACTACGGCTAGACGTAGTTAACGCACTTGCCCCCACCCTGAGTACAGAGGGTGAGGGCAAGCGAGTGCGGGTGTTCGTTGGGTTGGGTTGGGTGTTAGTTGAACATTCCGTCGAGACCAAGGTCACCGGTGATGTCGCCGATGATGTCATCAGTGTCAACAACACTGTCGAGGATGTCATCAACGTTCACCGATTCGGTGGCATCGGTCACCACGTCGGAGACGTTGGCGACGTCACTCACGTTGGCTGAGTCGCTGACGTTGCCGACTGCGGTGTCGTTGCCCGAAGCGACGGGTGCGTTTACTTCGTTACCGGATGCGATAGCGTTTCCGTTCAGGAGATCACCGTTGAGGATGCCACCACCAAGAATTTCGCCACCGCGGATGTCGCTGCGCAGCAGATCAACGTCGCCAATCTGGGGTGCAATCAGTACCGGGATGCCGCGGCAGCTTTCACGGCGGCGTACGCCTCGAGTGCTTCGCGGCGGGTTTCGGCGAGATCCACGATCGGGTCGGGGTAGTCGGCGGTGCCAAGTTCGGGAACCCAACGGGCAACGTATTCGCCGGTGGGGTCGAACTTTTTCTGTTGCAGTACCGGGTTGAAGACTCGAAAGTAGGGGGCGGCATCCGCACCGGATCCGGCAACCCACTGCCAGTTGGCGGGGTTGCTGGCGTCGTCGGCATCAACGAGGGTGTCCCAGAACCATTGTTCGCCGGCACGCCAGTCGATGAGTAGGTTTTTGATGAGGAAGCTCGCAACAACCATGCGCACGCGGTTGTGCATGGTTCCGGTGTGCCACAGCTCACGCATGCCGGCATCGACAAGGGGGATTCCGGTGCGGCCGCGACGCCAGGCTTCTACCTCGGCGACTCCG harbors:
- a CDS encoding iron ABC transporter substrate-binding protein → MKRILTVTATLAATSLLLSGCTGITGTDDDGAVVDASEEALVVYNAQHEKLTEEWVEEFTAQTGIEVVLRNGGDSELGNQLIAEGDASRADVFLTENSPAMSLVENAGLLAPVDPATLELVPEQYRPSSGMWTGIAARSAVFVYNPDLLDESELPTSILDLQDPRWKDKWGGAPAGADFQAIVSAILETQGADATSAWLTGMKDNATIYRNNIVTMKAVNAGEVAGGIIYHYYWFRDSDSGGENSGNTKLHYFGKQDPGAFVSISGGGVLKSSKNPDQAQQFLAFLAGVSGQTILGEGYSFEYPVGSNVPAKDPLPALDSLDAPIIDPSTLNGPEVLDLMTQAGLL
- a CDS encoding metal-dependent transcriptional regulator; protein product: MSVTELSVSTQNYLKTVWSLSEWSDAPVTATVIAEKTGFTLSSVSDAVRRLTDQGFLDHARYGSIALTEAGRGHAVAMVRRHRLIESFLVSVLGYGWDQVHDEAEILEHAVSDFMVERIDEFLEHPTRDPHGDPIPSAHGVVTLPDAVQLSRISPGSIVLVERISDDDPDLLKFFEERGIVFGATLHISAGAPYSDALDVRVGHGGTTPSSEAISLGRSASDALYVSGGTVTGDTAKI